The Solea senegalensis isolate Sse05_10M linkage group LG11, IFAPA_SoseM_1, whole genome shotgun sequence genomic interval aaattaaataacaaagtaaagtacacatACGTGAAtattgtacagtacagtaacaaagtatttttactttgttacattacaacactgctttCCTGCACATTGTTCCCTTAAGCCTGCTTTTAGTGTGCAGTCTTTCATATGAAAGGGGCAAATAAAGGTAATattactaataacaataataataattatcaccATTATTTTATTCTTCAAAAGTATAATGTATCTTATTTAGTTGTAGAGCATTGTGcttacttttattttgcaaacTTAATCTAAAAAAAGTCACTGATAACTTTAACTGCACATGTAGACGAATTAAAAAGTTGTGTACATGGAGTTTGAGTagaattaaaaaatgtacattttcacatAAAGTGGACTTGCAACTTGAGAAAACATGCGTCATAGAAAAGGACTTGCACATCAATAAGTAGAAAACCTGAAAATCTTATTTAACATCCCCCCCTTAAAAGGCTCTTTCAGGCCTATGAGTGTATCTTTGTAAGTTTTGCTGAGTCTGCATCGGAAGAGACACGAACCTGTGAGTAAACCTAACTCCCCCACAACAGCCATGAATCACTGCACTTACACACGCGCGAATGAATGAATACACCGAGTAAACTTTATGTCTCCGTCATTCATATAGACTTGTCTTAGCGATAGGATTTCATGAAGTGATTCTCCATGTGTTTCCTGGGGGGGTAACAAATGACAACAGTGATTTTGCAGGTTATTTGCtaaatgtgtgttattatcACTGGTAAATCAGAAGCACATTGTTAAGTCTTTAGTGTGTGAGTCACCggctcgtgtgtgtgtctggaggaGAGATGAGAGAAAATTACAGGGGCAGAGGCACTTTACTTTACCTTCTGCACGAAATTTTATACCCCTCAATAGAAAACCCACCAAAGTTTTCCAGCATGAGGTCTCCTCGCCGACACCAGTGTGTATGCCGGAATGATTTATCTAAGCTTTTGTTTATACTAGTAAAATCACTGCTGCACACAAATCACTGCCGTAGAAAGGACTCCAGTGAATTATTACTGTTATGTGGCCAAATTAAGCGTCTGTCTGTTACCTGCACTCACGCAATGAATCAATAATGTGCAgccatgataaaaaaaagttggcTGTTTCTATAAAATGTATACAAGCTCATCACATTCaagtaaatgaataatatttcatttaataaatatagCTGATAAAAATATGTAGCTGTAGAAATACCTCATATTTgtaattaatgaataataatacatgGTATTAACAAATAGATAAACTGTATAATTATACATGGTATTATAGAGCAGAGGTGTACTGTACAttaactaataattatataatataactaCATTAGCCTGCAATATTTTCATATTagttaaatgtattatattcaaCAGTAAATTCTACACTTAtgcatatttattgttttaattacagttgcccaagttatttacttcatttcacATTTGTCTGCTATTGATAtcaatagatttattttgcatcatattttTAACGTGAAGTGTGTGTCATTCCATATCATGTGGAATCTGGGATATATCATCACGTATGTCTTTATTGCGATTGCataatggaatattgtgtttttaagatCATATCGCCCACTCGCTACCCAACAgttgtttttcccactttttcctCCAGACCAGCCCCCTCTTCACCAGACtagacgctcattggcccccgGTTCATtagagtttgacacctctggtacAGAGTGTGGTGTTTTTCAGCAGTTGCCACCAATCGATCTTTCCTCAAAACATCCCAGATTTAAAACTTGAGCAGCTTCACTAAAAATCCGGTTGACCACTGCCCAGAATTCAGCTGCTCGGCTTCAAACCAGAACCATGATGAGTAATGTTCACGTCACGACATGTTTACTTCCACAGGCTCCTCGTTTGCTTCAGTCTTGGATTTCAAGATCTCAGACTACTTTTAAGGCGTTTCATGGCTTCAGGTCTTGGTTGTGTTGTTCCCCTCTTACTTCCATAGAAACACGTGAACCTGTGGAGAGTTTAAGATTGTGCACAGTCATCCATCTCATAACTGTAACTGTCCCAGAGGCCTGACTTAGCATGAGAGGATGCAGAGCGTTATAAAAGTCAGGGGCCTCAGTGCTCCTGGAGCGAGCTGCCGGAAGGGATCAAATTTGCTGAGTCAGCCGTGCGTTTTAAAAACGTATTTAAACAAGCTTTCACCAAACATGTTTATCCTGATTTCACATGGCGCTGGCGTTTGATTTGAACACATTTATCAACACGTCTGTTGATAATCCTGAGTAGTCGTtataattgtatatatatattccagaCACATTGCACCGCTGCATTATATCCACACCTTCagagcatgaaaaacaaacagcacactgAAGACTCGCGCCTCTACCGTAGCCATGAGcagtgcagtaaaaacacacaggtgtTTGGTCGTGTTCCTGGACTTCTGACAAGACACTAGGTAGTGTGGGAGAAGTGAGCGCAATAACAGCCTGGTTCTTCGTCCCCTCAGGATCATGGCCCTGCAACAAGCCAGCAGCAGCCTGCATGAATAGAGGCTCTGTATGCTTTGGCTGAATGCGTCTCCACCGACCCTTCAGTAAACAGACTGTGAAATAGCACTGTGGGAAAAAGGCATTAGAAATAGCAAAAGCTCTGCAGGAAAATTTCCTATCTCCACGATCACATGTATTTTTAGAGAACATGAACTTGctgaactttttgtttttgtttgatctAAACAGTTATTTCGACCAAACCAACATCAACTCCAATTCTGTAATTTACCGCTGACGAGTCAATCCAGGTCAGATTTTAAGATCTCATCCATTTAAGCCATTTTTGCTGGGTTCAATCATACGATTTACTCAAGAAACCACTGGTGAAAAACATGTTTcgtcagcagcagagagaaggaaTGAAGAGATTCTGCAGGACATATCTCTTATCTTTTGTGctttttctgtttcagttcTTGCTGTGGTCTTCCTGCCTGGTGGtaagatatttttatttctctatgATATGTCATGCGTTTGTGCTTACCTGTCATCTCAGgcacattgtgtgtttgtttatctgtttcAGCATGGggtcaaagcagcagcagtagtctCGGTGTGGTGGTGGAGGCTAAGAACATCACCCTCCCAGCAGGCTCTCAGGCCGTTCTGCCCTGCCACAGCCCCCGCATGGTGTGGACACGGGACACACTGAAGGACCGGCAAAGGGTGGTGCACTGGGACCTGGTCCGCAGCAGCCCAGAATATTCTGTCGAGAGAGTCCTGGACATGTCACCTGGAGCTCGCCAAAGGGTCTACAATGGCTTCAACAAAGGCCGCGTCTCCATCTCTGAGTCTGCTTTCAACGACGGCAACTTCTCCCTCATCATCAACAGTGAGACTTCCCCCGCTGTCCAAAAGCACCTGAACGTTGTTCCTCTtccattattattaatgttggTTTTACATGTGTTGCTTTTTCAGATGTGGTCACAACGGACAGAGGAGTGTATACATGTAATCTGCACCATCATTACTGCCAGATGCACCAATCCATTCAAGTCCAGCTCAATGTAACCAAGTCAGGTGAGACCACTGCAGTCTTACTCGATTTGTCGCGACGTATCAAATactagtgttgtagtactcgagATCGGTCTTGGTCTGGAGACCGTTCTCGAGACCACTTTTTTGAAGGTctcggtcttgtctcggtctcggacaaagcggactctggattttatttcaagactgGTCgagaccacaactgtggggatatcaacaaattgcctgtgcatttttggattaacttgttaatgtcattactgtgattttgtgtAAATCGTATTGCTAcgggtacaaccaataacttgactcatttatcatttgaaattgttgtcACCGTTCACGGCTGTCACCCCTCCCGCGGTCTTGGTCTcgtcttggtctcggtttaggtggtcttgactacaacactatcACTATCAATACTTTTTCATACTTCTCTGTTTCCAGTGCGAAAAGAGAAACGTTACTGGGATGGAGAGAagactgtgtttgtggtgttgcTGGGCAGCTCTGTGGTGTTGCCTTGTGTGAACCGGCGCCCCCTGTGGAGAGAGGGTCTTCAGGAGGACCAGCAGCAAGTGGCTCACTGGGACTTCCAGCCACCGGGTGTGCGCCCTGATAAGGCTGACCGCCTGATAGACCTCTATGCGTCTGGAGAGCGCCGGGATTACGGACTACTCTTTGCCAAGAACAAGATGAGCGTGACCGAGGACGCGTTCACGTTAGGCGACTTCTCGCTGTCCATCGCTGAGTTGAAGCCTGTGGACAAAGGCCTGTACATCTGCCACCTGCACCACCACTACTGTGGACTTCACGAGAGACGCATTTTCAGACTCTCCGTGGGACCTCCACTTCCAGCCAGCCCCGCCCCCACAACACCCAGAGTTTTCCACAAATATGAGCCAGAACCAAGTAAGTCCCTCAAAATGGGCCCTTTGCACGGCAGCCATCTTATGTGagtcacagtaggaaaataacacatgcaaataaaaaagtatatgaagtgcttaacaaatttattagaccaccacccaaagccacagctgccctaaattaacagcattggcaatttgtttatgtttctgtaatggttaatacaccagtatgtagaagctctttttaactgaaatgatatttaacgctaaaatatcattattattgcaaatcaatcaaaaaaactgaaaaaatattaaagcaCAGGATTATttttaagatgtcaaattatagttatttactttcattcctgaacagaaaaatgttgtgcttgattcatttctgacttctcagagaaggaGCCCAGTGATCCGGCCTTAAatttaaaaaggtgaattctgtttttaaacacatttaaaaaaacatgtcattcgCTCTTGGATACTATGTACCACATTCACTGTCACAACAGAGCCGTCGATAATGTTATCACTtccacctgtgcttttcctgctcagACACGTCATACAGGCTGATGTCTAAACACAAAAAGAGACACCAGTAGAACTTTGTTTTTCCAGACACCAGTAATGAAGGAAGTGAATGTTTTTCCCCCATATGGTTTCTTGGTGCCTTAGTTCACCAGAGAAGTGAGAATCACTGCTCCTGGTTTccttgtgttgtatttatagGCATAGTTGGTCAGTGAAATCAGCTGCTCTTCTCGCCAGTTTCTCCTCAGCCCTCTCTGTTTTTTGTACGAGCTGAGCAGGGTGGGAGGATGTAGAAGGAATGTAGGAggcaggaaagaaagaaagtaagacagacagacagacagacagagagataagCAGCTCTGGATGGAGAGGCTGCATCTACAGTAAACAATATCTAATTTGCTCCAGCGGATGTGGTTTAATTTTCCCAggaaatttattttattttacagctggAGACATTTTAACAACACGGAGCAGAAGAGTGGGCTCCAAGATAATTCAGGgcgtggttttgttttttcctcaatttGACCCCGTTTTCAGAAAGTCCCAACCACGTGTCCACACTGGTTACACTGTATCTGCAGTTCTGtttatctttcttttctctccgtTACTGCTcactcgttctctctctctctcggtcaATTGGTCGAGGCATGTTCAACAGTGGTCAAAGCAAGTCCGATACATCTGTGTAACATCTGGACCAGCTGTGACATGAAAGAGCAAAGTTAGGGGAGGGGGCGTGAGAGTATGCATTGGACTGTAGATCTTTAAAGAGATGACAGCCCATTTAATAACTGTAAAAGTATGTTTTGAAGAAATGCACATGTGGAGCGATGGGATCACCTCAGCTGGGAGAACGTTTCTTCCTAAACACCACTGATCTTGACGGAAAGATTAAGTTCCACTCACTCAGTTGCCAGCCGGCATCTCAAACTCCTTCCACGTTAATGCCGTAATTATTTATGGCAAGAGCGAACACAACGTTGTTTCTCTGCGATCA includes:
- the LOC122776645 gene encoding matrix remodeling-associated protein 8-like, whose product is MRLDMTLLHILAVVFLPGAWGQSSSSSLGVVVEAKNITLPAGSQAVLPCHSPRMVWTRDTLKDRQRVVHWDLVRSSPEYSVERVLDMSPGARQRVYNGFNKGRVSISESAFNDGNFSLIINNVVTTDRGVYTCNLHHHYCQMHQSIQVQLNVTKSVRKEKRYWDGEKTVFVVLLGSSVVLPCVNRRPLWREGLQEDQQQVAHWDFQPPGVRPDKADRLIDLYASGERRDYGLLFAKNKMSVTEDAFTLGDFSLSIAELKPVDKGLYICHLHHHYCGLHERRIFRLSVGPPLPASPAPTTPRVFHKYEPEPRTNEVESPRVVNVILPEQRSYFMQHLGYFLATLLLLAFIVIGVIVLTRQRKKRGLDYDLRRFEQGNVIHGGEMSVDCTELRACNQEPLNSEYKNNLLKERDMSKDCNKDFDGRLWK